The nucleotide window TACTAGTTTCTGTTTTGGTTTTGCATCAAGTTCTTTTTTTCCCCTTCTCCCTCTCTCACTTCAGATTCTTGCTGATGTTCCAACGATTTGGGGGTAGTGAAAACTTTTGGTAGTTTCTTTTAAAATATCTAGATTAACATATATTTCACTAGATGTTCTGTTTCTTTGCTTTGTGAATACTCAAATATGTTATTCATCTTATAATTTAAGGAATGGTTTTGTTTGTGGTGCTGGGAAACTTCCTTATTTTCATTAACTTATTTTTGGAGCTCTTTCAAAGGGCAAAGATTGACCTTTTAGCTTGAGTCAACCATGAGATTTTTGTAGCTGATGTTTTATGCTTCTATTTTTGGTAACAACTTGGTGACTTGCTTATCCATTTGCCTAGGAGATGTTAGTTTCTTTATCATGTGAGTTTAAATGATCTGAATTACTATGTGTAGTTACTTCACCACCCTCCAGAAGGAACTTGAGCCCTATGATTGTGTCCTATATGAGATGGTGGCTAGCAGGGATAGTTTAGAGAATAGAAGAAATCCTGCTGCTACAAAGAGGCTGAAAAGTTCGCGCTCCAGAGGATTCAACATTCTAGGGTGCATTCAGCGACAGATGGCTAGGATTCTTATGCTTGATTTCCAGTTAGACTGTCTTGATTACCAGGCAGAGAATTGGTATCATGCAGATCTTGACTATGAGACCTTCAAGCTACTTCAGGTTACATTCCCAGATCTTTcattttaaattgatgaaatgcaggagaatataaattaaattatgaaggcTATGAATTGAGTTTACGTTAGCCCCTTTTTTCCGTTGCCAATTTCTACTTCTTTGCTGGGTATCACCCCACAGAATTCCAATCATGTCTCTTCTACGTACGAGGAGATTGTTATTGATGTTGCCCAAAATTTGATGAGTCAATTTAACTCTCATAAATGGCTTCATGCTGCCATTTTCCTGTATTAGCATGTTCTCGTGGTGTGAAATTTGATGTGAAGGCTGAGATTGCAAGTAGTGATGAATTCTAAATTTGATGGTGCTTTTCAATTTCTTTCAGCTCGAAAAAGGTGAAAGTTTCTTCACATTTGCGAGAGATATGACTATCAGATCAACAAAAGCCATGGTGCAGCCTACAATTCCAGAAGAACTTGGTCCTTGGAAATCTAAACTTCTTTGGGCTTCTCGTGTACTTCCTATGCCACTTGTAGGTCTTTTCATTATTGGAAGTGTCTGTGACGTGGGAAGTCAGTCATCAGAATATCCAGAACTAGAAGCCTTGTCCAGGCTTGACTTTGGTGCTGCAATGAAGGTTTTCCTGGCAAAGCGGCTAACCTCTGAGTAAGTGCTGTCCAATTATTATAGTGCTTTCACACAATGAGATTTTGCCTAGTTTTTGAGGTGCAACATTACAAGTTGCTCGTTTTTGGATTCTGTGATGGGTTTTAGAAGTGGGATTAGCTTTAGATGGAAATGAATAGCATATCCAAAACAGCATGACTTTATCATTACTGTAATTCCATTTTCTTAAGcccaaaaaattcaatttttcctGCTTTTGTTACAAAATCTGTTAACTTGGGGACTGACTGAAAGGGGTATCTGTGAAGGTTCAAGCAGGTGACAGCAGATGTGGAAGAGAGATCAGTCATAATTGGCGAGAGGAACAAGGCTGCAATAGAGGCTCTTCAAAGAGCAATTGAAGATGGCCACAACAAGATTGCCATATTGTATGGTGGGGGGCACATGCCGGACTTGGGAAGGCGCTTGCGAGAGGAGTTTGATTTAATCCCTTCCCAAGTGCAGTGGATAACAGCTTGGTCCATAAAGAACCGAGATTTAAAGAGCACCTCCTTCCCATTTCTTACAAGGTTGGCCGAAGCTTTGGGTTGGCCATTGAACCGCTACCAAACTCTGGCATTGCTCATATTTTCCTCAATCCTTGCATTAGATCTTTGGTTCTGGGAGCTGTTCTTTGGCACTACAGTGGACTGGATCTCCCAGATTGCTTATCAAGTTGATCAATATGCCCTTAATGCACATATTATGTGATAGTTATACCGTTAATATACGAACAAGGAGAAAAAAAGCAAAATGCAAAATCTTGTGTACATATTGTGAAACTGATTGAACACTCACTGATTTATTTGTCTAAGCCAAAGATGTCAAGACTCGAGTAAATTTCTTTTATTGGGAATCACATTGGCCCTTTTTCAGGACTTATAGTTGATGATGGTAAAAGCTATAATAAGCATCATCATTCATCAAGCATGAAAACCAAGCTAAGCATTTGGTGGTTCCTAATTCTGCTACTGTTTGATCAATATGAAACAGATTCTACAAGTCTACAACTGATTTTACGAGGATGGTGAAGTACCCTTCTTCCTTGGGTTGCCTGAATACCTAAAAGACAAGAAAATAAAATGGAATTACAGAAACCCCATGAAAGCAAACAACTAGAGAAATCGCAGACAAGATGTGAAGGTGTTACCTTCTCTGAAGTTGCTCTTGAATCTAACAGCAACGTATTTCAGATACCTCATCCTTCCCGTTCCCGTAGTCTTCCTCCGGATTGCCTTCACGCTCCAGTTATCTAGCAATTCCACAAACACTTAGAACACAATAAAATCCACTCCACACCACGCCAGACAGGAAAGAAAAGTTTACACTTTCTCAGACGAGCGGCGGGGTACCAGCAAGAACCGTAACGGCTCTTCTGCAGATGAAAGCTGCGGGCCGGCACCTCACGCAGAGCTTATGCGTTTTGTTCCTTCTTTCCCGAAACTTCCCGTTCCTTTACCCTATCCCCAATAAAAACAACCACCAGATTTAGCTGCAGAAAAGAAAGGAATAAGCAGCACATTGAGAGAAGAACACATCTATGTTACCCTTTTCTTGGTAGTTGTACGCAGAGAAACCCTGGAGACTCTAGAGTGTTTTGGAGGAGGAGGGAAGTGATTTTATGGAGTGCTCCGCTCTCTCGGTGCTTGGTGATCCAGGTGTAAAGCTCTGAACTTGCAGTAGCTGTGACACATGTCAAGGACATCACTCAAGCTTCAGTTTGATGACATTGgagctgtttttttttttttttttatcaatttcagTGAAGATTTTGTTCTCTTTTTTATCAGTTACCCTCTTGTCTTTTAATGAGATTTTTATATttgaagagagaaaaaaaaaatttaagctcGTGCGATGTGTTGAACCGATTTACTCAATATTCAATCTAGCTCCATGATTATAGATTATTCATGATCACGAGCCTTAAACTCTCAACACCCCCTAGGTCAATTCAATTGGGAATACGTCTGGATGGACTTGAACACTGGTCAAGTGGCTTGAACCTGTCGATTGAAAATATATTTGTTTTGAGCTGCTGGGCTGAACTTGAAAAAATCCTTTCAGAGCCGAAGCGATCCAGGCCTATCCCATGGCTTGGGACATGTAAGGCAATTCATTTTATGGGCCAAATTTAAGCCATTTTAAGTTTTTAACAATACCTTCGAAAAAGTTGACGTTGGTATGAAGATGGAGACATAAGGTGACGCCACCAACTCCAAAACCCAACAGCTATATATATATTCGAGACTTCTGCTATTTTAAGAAGGTTTTatctcttttcttctttcctttcttaaaattttaatgcCTTTTTTGCCTCCTGGTATTTGGGAAATCTCTTTATCTGTTCAGTCTACGTTGTCTTCCCAATTCTTTCATATAGTGTGGTTTCCTAAATTCTGAATCTCTGAATCAAGCGCAGGAAGCCTTCAGGTATGTCTTCTTAATTTGAGTTCTTACATTTGTTTGCTGCTTCAATATTTTGTCCTTTATTAATTAATGTTCTCaaatttttttagtttatttttttcttttaaaattatctGCTGGTTGAGACATTATCTCCTGAACTTGTCGAAGGATGAAATATTCTCCTGGTGAATCTTAGCTAAGTTTCAGTTTACTAGATCATCACTTTTATCATATTGTAAGAGTCATATTTTCATGAATTataactttaaattcatgttgctgttagaaattTCTTGTTAAGCATCCCCCTCAAATGTAAGTGCTAGATCCCAGGTTTTATGCTGAAAAGTCACAAATCCAGGAGTGACTAGGTGGGTGGCGTCAGTGAATCAAAAAGATTGAAAGGAAGATGGCTGGGGTTGGGATGCATTATGGGTTGGGTTTTGCAGATATGTCTTATACTTAGAATTACATTGTATCCTAAACAAACAGTAATATtttagaaaaagaaaattatgTGGGACCTTCCTGAGCTTTTCATGATGCATTGTGTTTCTGCCCTTGATAAATATTCATAAAAACATGATTTGTCCAACAATTTGTAGAAGATTGAGAAATTAGAATATTACTTTGTTGTGAATATTAATTCAGGTTGATGTTGCTGGGAGTGCTTGTTACCTAGCAAATTTATAGTTGTATTAGTAATTGCCGAGCAGATGACTTGCATTGTGCTTAAATGCTATAAAGTAGTTAAAAAGAAAAGGCCCTTAAATGATAATGGTCCAAGAACAAAAGTGGAGGATGGacttgagaaaaaaaaatccacTAATTGGAAACTGATCTCTCTAGGTTTTTACTTTTGATGTGGACGCTTCTGCACTGTGGGACCTGAGCCTTCATTTTTGGTGAAGGAAATGTGGGTCTGTCTTTGTCTTAGATGGAAACAAGTGGCAGAGATTTAGGGTTTTCATGTTTTTCTAGAGAAGCTTGTTGCTTGTGTCTTGTATCCAATCCATATAAATAAACAAATAGATAACTTGTAAAATTAAACATTAGGGTCAGGGTTATAGCATTTTTTATGACGTTTGAGCCAATTTGGCATGGATTTGATTCTTTTTTCCATTGCCTGAGGAGATATACAGTATAATTTTTTCTGAAAATGGAATAGTTCTGAAGCActatttcttttttttgtttGTTTATTTTTGCTGGCCCTAGGCAGTCAGCTGGTTGTGGGCTTCATTAGAAATTGAAATTAGAAACTCATACCTTCTTGTTTTTCTCAATGCTTCAGCCTTTTGTATAGATGTTATGTTAGTATAAATGGAGCACATGGATCAAATTACGCTTTTAGATTTCAAGCAAGGGTCCTATGACCTCAGACTTGCGACTGGTTCAAAGAGATAGGAGTGAATAATTCCAATATGTAACCAGAGCATTTATATAATCAAATTGTTTATCGTGGACACCTCCTAACTGTGGTAGAAGCATTTGCTTATCATTCCCATCTGTACAAATTATAGAAAATGCTAGATAAGTGGCAGCTGCTTGGGATGGGCTAGGGTTGGTGCCTTGTGAATTTGCTTGCTCACAAATCAATTCACTTGCCCCTTAAATTGCAATTTACAGccaaggaaaaaaaataataaatgacaAGGAATCTAATACTAGGACCATGTGTACAACCTTAAagaatcatttttctttctttaaggATTTTTTTTGTGCCCACAAAAATCTTGATTCTGCTTGTGTTGGCCGGACCATAAGAATCATAACTTTAAGATTCAAATTACCTAGTTTCCCCTGATGCCAAGGCTTGGCCATTGTGCTTCTCATGTGTTGTTTGAATCTTTTCTGCATCTTGATTTGCTATTGGTGAGAGATGTGAAATATGAAAGTTTCCAGAAATTTAATTTACGGAATGATTAGAGACTAGCTTTGAATTGTTAAACGTACTTGTTACATATTATGTAGAAATTGAAGTAATTATGTCAGCCGGACAAGAAACTATAAATTAGTCAAAGATAATGAGATATTTtggatttaatataaaaaaaaaaaaaagaatagcaCATTTGGATTCACTATTTACAGGAATTTGCGTCAATGTTTCAACTGGGCCTACCTTTGGAAACATAATAGTGGCATATTCTCTTTGAGTGTGTTCACATTTGATGCTGTAGCTATTGTTTGTCATATACTGGTTACATATACTGGAGCTAAGATAGCAAATACTGGTTATTGGCTGTGAGTTTTGACTTTTTGACACCTTTGGCCAGTGGGGTTCCTTGGTTTCTGATTCATTGTGGCCGCTCTATGTTGGAAATCCACCTTTATTCATATAGGAATCCTCTTATTCCTTACATGTATATGCACAAAGGTTTTTGGGTCCCAAAGGTGTCCCAAATCTTGCTTAGGATTATGGAATATCGCACCAGACAACTATATATTTGGACAAGAAGTTTAATTAAGTAGAGCATGTGTAATCATTGACCTTTCCATGATCAGGCTGGTACATGTACCCTAAAGCCTCCTTAAAACAAATTGTTCAATATAAAATCATTGTTTCAGGGCTCTGCTTATACCTTATGAGCTTGTTAAATTGAAATTGTTATTGGAGAAAGGTGGAGGTGGGGTGGGTTGGTCCATTTCAGCTCTCTTTTCCAATTTCCAATAGCTTGTGAAGAAGTGTGCCCGGCATGCGTTCTTCTGAGAAAGTGGCTTTAAAAAGGTAAACGGAAGGTTCTCTCTAATATTCCACTTGCCACCCATTTGAGAGAGTCAGAAAAACATgtgcaacctttttttttttttttttaattaagtctaAGTGGAGTAGGTAACTTAGCGAACGGATTGTGTTGAGGTAAGCCGCTCGTGGTTCTATATTCTAACTATCAATTTTTTTGGCGTTCAATCTTCCAGTCATGCATTTCAGTTCTACCCTTGAGTCAGATGAAGATGGAAACTATCATCCACTTCTTGATTCAGAATCTTCACATTTAGAAACTGGtctgaaaaatgagagaagaaACAA belongs to Hevea brasiliensis isolate MT/VB/25A 57/8 chromosome 4, ASM3005281v1, whole genome shotgun sequence and includes:
- the LOC110649841 gene encoding uncharacterized protein LOC110649841, which gives rise to MVVSTSLSILPSTCSFPSSSTIDSSSTSISLPFIPFKYHYNSNLKFSKPPKLASPRFPLQSLKILAFSANNTQSFEDGSAEQFFQNNSIADFMRFKRRSDRSSGELQTAVVSYRKRFPWSILNPFLRVDLVSTIHIADKDYFTTLQKELEPYDCVLYEMVASRDSLENRRNPAATKRLKSSRSRGFNILGCIQRQMARILMLDFQLDCLDYQAENWYHADLDYETFKLLQLEKGESFFTFARDMTIRSTKAMVQPTIPEELGPWKSKLLWASRVLPMPLVGLFIIGSVCDVGSQSSEYPELEALSRLDFGAAMKVFLAKRLTSEFKQVTADVEERSVIIGERNKAAIEALQRAIEDGHNKIAILYGGGHMPDLGRRLREEFDLIPSQVQWITAWSIKNRDLKSTSFPFLTRLAEALGWPLNRYQTLALLIFSSILALDLWFWELFFGTTVDWISQIAYQVDQYALNAHIM